The following proteins come from a genomic window of Lolium rigidum isolate FL_2022 chromosome 5, APGP_CSIRO_Lrig_0.1, whole genome shotgun sequence:
- the LOC124653197 gene encoding WRKY transcription factor 22-like yields MQLNRGAVGGGHGCGTPDATQLRCRERELVAQLHELLFPSTPPPPAGGSASWPSSSASADLPVEHCGSPVKAPALCGKRRGRGSKRVREGHPPEEQKQRGGSSAETKAARGRRKKEGTTTTTIVTAVPDFDGYQWKKYGQKQIEAAQYPRSYFRCTNSADQACPAKRTVQRNDDGDGDAGPPKYTVVYIADHSCKLTEAAAAPVILETTVRTKTPAAPDTAAVFSSSSSAFSNDTQSPASSDGTWSDGTVSEANPVLRERGDCSSLFDVDGDCWEWDPSPTAPAAALLQDMDFAGPIMSPVQVPATDGSWINDLFFNESPFVLNSCQLFGY; encoded by the exons ATGCAGCTGAACAGAGGTGCCGTGGGTGGAGGGCACGGCTGCGGGACGCCGGACGCGACGCAGCTGCGGTGCAGGGAGAGGGAGCTGGTGGCTCAGCTGCACGAGCTTCTGTTCCCTTCCACGCCCCCGCCtccagccggcggcagcgcgtcgtgGCCGTCGTCGTCGGCCTCGGCCGACCTGCCCGTCGAGCACTGCGGCTCGCCGGTGAAGGCGCCGGCGCTCTGCGGCAAACGGCGGGGCAGGGGTAGCAAGAGAGTCCGGGAGGGACACCCGCCGGAGGAGCAAAAGCAGCGTGGTGGTTCTTCGGCTGAGACGAAGGCTGCTCGCGGCaggaggaagaaggaagggaCGACCACCACCACGATCGTCACGGCGGTGCCGGATTTCGACGGCTACCAGTGGAAGAAGTACGGCCAGAAGCAAATCGAAGCCGCCCAGTACCCGAG GAGTTACTTCCGGTGCACCAACAGCGCGGACCAGGCCTGTCCGGCCAAACGGACGGTGCAGCGCAACGACGACGGTGACGGCGACGCCGGACCGCCCAAGTACACAGTGGTGTACATCGCCGACCACAGCTGCAAGCtaaccgaggcggcggcggcgccggttaTCCTCGAGACTACTGTCCGCACCAAGACCCCTGCAGCTCCAGACACCGCCGCCGTATTTTCTAGCAGCTCTAGCGCTTTCAGCAATGACACTCAATCGCCGGCGAGCTCGGATGGCACGTGGAGCGATGGCACCGTCTCTGAGGCGAACCCGGTGCTGAGGGAGCGCGGCGACTGTTCGAGCTTGTTTGATGTCGACGGTGACTGCTGGGAGTGGGACCCCTCGCCGACGGCACCCGCTGCCGCGTTGCTCCAGGATATGGATTTCGCCGGGCCGATCATGTCGCCGGTACAAGTCCCGGCAACGGATGGAAGCTGGATCAACGACTTGTTCTTTAACGAGTCACCATTTGTTCTCAACAGCTGCCAGTTGTTTGGTTACTAG